The Triticum dicoccoides isolate Atlit2015 ecotype Zavitan chromosome 6A, WEW_v2.0, whole genome shotgun sequence genome has a window encoding:
- the LOC119319174 gene encoding SKP1-like protein 1: METAEAGEKKMIMLKSSDGMEFEVEEAVAMESQTIRHLIEDDCVDKGIPIPNINSKILSKVIEYCNKHVPTMPAVVATGATGAAASDIVAPAALAEDLKIWDTEFIKVNRATRFDLIQAASYLNIKGLLDLTSQITAETISGHTLEEIRCFLSIKNDYYLPEEEEEETMRRENQWAF, translated from the exons ATGGAGACCGCAGAGGCAGGCGAGAAGAAGATGATCATGCTCAAGTCGTCCGACGGCATGGAGTTcgaggtggaggaggcggtcgCCATGGAGTCGCAGACCATCCGCCATTTGATCGAGGATGACTGCGTCGACAAAGGCATTCCGATTCCCAACATCAACTCCAAGATCCTCTCCAAGGTCATCGAGTACTGCAACAAACACGTCCCGACCATGCCAGCTGTCGTCGCCACTGGAGCCACAGGTGCCGCTGCGTCTGATATCGTGGCTCCTGCCGCCCTAGCTGAAGACCTCAAGATCTGGGACacagaattcatcaaggtcaaccgTGCCACCCGCTTCGACCTCATCCAG GCTGCAAGTTACCTCAACATCAAGGGGTTGTTGGACCTGACTTCCCAGATTACTGCCGAGACGATTAGTGGCCATACCCTGGAGGAGATCCGTTGTTTCTTGAGCATCAAGAATGACTACTACTtgcctgaggaggaggaggaggagacgatgCGCAGGGAGAACCAGTGGGCATTTTAG